A genomic window from Priestia filamentosa includes:
- a CDS encoding LLM class flavin-dependent oxidoreductase has protein sequence MEIGISTFVETTPDVKTGEVISHAQRIREVVEEIVLADQVGLDVFGVGEHHREDYASSSPAVILAAAASQTNNIRLTSAVTVLSSVDPVRVFQDFATLDGISNGRAEIMAGRGSFIESFPLFGYDLRDYEELFDEKLDLLLKLQTSEKITWSGKHRPAIENLGVYPRPVQKPLPIWIGSGGNQESVIRAGLLGLPLVLAIIGGSPLHFAPLVELYKKAAEHAGHDSSKLKVASHSHGFIADDTETATDKFFPPTQYAMNKLGKERGWGPYNRSSFDAARSFEGALYVGDADTVAEKIIHLRKEVGIERFMLHVPVGTMPHEDVMRAIELLGTKVAPKVKAEVARWESIQ, from the coding sequence ATGGAGATAGGAATTAGTACCTTTGTAGAAACAACTCCAGATGTAAAAACAGGAGAAGTAATTAGTCATGCACAACGGATTCGAGAAGTAGTAGAGGAAATTGTTCTGGCAGATCAAGTTGGGTTAGACGTATTTGGGGTAGGAGAGCATCATCGTGAAGACTATGCTTCTTCTTCTCCTGCTGTTATATTGGCAGCAGCGGCTTCACAGACCAATAATATTCGCTTAACAAGTGCTGTTACTGTTCTTTCCTCAGTAGATCCTGTTCGCGTTTTTCAAGACTTTGCAACGCTTGATGGCATTTCAAATGGGCGTGCTGAGATTATGGCAGGAAGAGGGTCTTTTATTGAGTCATTTCCGCTCTTTGGTTATGATTTAAGAGATTATGAAGAACTGTTTGATGAAAAGCTAGATTTGCTTTTAAAGCTACAAACGTCTGAGAAGATTACATGGAGCGGAAAGCATAGACCAGCTATTGAGAATTTAGGTGTCTACCCAAGGCCTGTCCAAAAACCGTTACCAATTTGGATTGGAAGTGGAGGAAACCAAGAGTCTGTTATAAGGGCAGGGCTTCTCGGACTTCCACTTGTGTTGGCGATTATCGGGGGCAGCCCGCTTCATTTTGCTCCGCTTGTGGAGCTATACAAAAAAGCAGCAGAACATGCAGGTCATGACTCATCCAAATTAAAAGTGGCTTCCCATTCTCATGGGTTTATTGCAGATGATACAGAAACAGCTACTGATAAGTTTTTTCCTCCTACACAATATGCGATGAACAAGCTTGGAAAAGAACGTGGCTGGGGACCTTATAACCGCTCAAGCTTCGATGCGGCCCGAAGCTTTGAAGGAGCTCTTTACGTAGGGGATGCAGATACAGTAGCGGAGAAAATTATTCATCTGCGTAAGGAGGTTGGGATAGAACGCTTTATGCTTCATGTTCCGGTTGGGACAATGCCACATGAAGATGTTATGAGAGCCATTGAGCTTCTAGGGACAAAAGTGGCCCCGAAAGTGAAGGCAGAGGTTGCGCGCTGGGAATCAATCCAATAA
- a CDS encoding NACHT domain-containing protein produces the protein MAELERHEEFAALLSKGVKSLKHHPNYKIKRNRSESASLGQSYLDKIAYQIGVSSNTIKSWMGQMGLKYIPGRIDDGKLFGILWTIIKEEYMNKEWFTNVLATTSIPTITPPIPIWVASCFRKAKILRNDSSFGPPNEGEINEVISKLFDSHPSHPTSEIKEEPLMHNLPTRGSGQFIGRHQELEVIRQWIHSPSPVCLIAGWAGMGKTTIALEAAYLCIEQINRNQEWPVFKHIIWINGDWKGLSFNDFLDTIAYQLGRAEQIDKSIAEKRLVVRNVLAIYSQQQPLLLIVDSIDTAESEIYEFVMGLPQGVKVILTARENLNQKYKAGFLEINTIQLKGFEEGEASDFFSYEISRHLQTYPSSTKKTKIEQLLNIPLNVQKELILATAGNPKALSLSIAYILDNNIPVEQLIQKIRNAGYSLVELFDFLFGSTWDKCNEDTQRLWQVLCFFHSPPDEKSWATAAGLDSRKFHYAVERLRTHALVQQNYIGDKPHYLAHQTVVTYGKQHLDADEDFEKNSRKRWSQYYIQYLDTHLKREQPQFIYWSYLLGRDLEELKQEWPNILKALEWASKHAEKELVMNLILRLSHFLSRVNLPLRIQYGLEAADYAHQMNDKISEALIRIDIIGWALMEVNKLEEAYSQIEEGLLILKATDEIHQEAHDLKIWGLALKAKFFLKTDRIKEAKNILKKICSVPVIPVIKHRVLLMQGDFCLLTKNYKEAIHFYELANEKSMLYGGEKTIEAYFNLGLAYMHCDFYEKAEKMFNNLLYNQNKPNQIELIYCYYGKAQILARKRKYKEAYDLNEKVINLIHSWEPIINIRQEVEEFHKSMNENLLKNTNIRDGI, from the coding sequence ATGGCTGAACTTGAACGGCATGAGGAGTTTGCCGCCTTGCTATCAAAGGGTGTTAAGTCATTAAAGCATCACCCTAATTACAAAATAAAAAGAAACAGAAGTGAGAGCGCCTCTCTAGGTCAATCTTATTTAGATAAGATTGCATATCAAATAGGTGTTTCTTCTAACACCATTAAGAGTTGGATGGGGCAAATGGGTTTGAAATATATTCCCGGACGGATAGATGATGGAAAACTTTTTGGAATCTTGTGGACTATTATTAAGGAAGAGTATATGAACAAAGAATGGTTCACAAATGTATTAGCAACAACTTCAATTCCTACTATTACACCACCAATTCCGATTTGGGTAGCTTCTTGTTTTAGGAAGGCAAAGATATTGAGAAATGATTCTTCATTTGGTCCACCAAATGAAGGAGAAATCAACGAGGTTATTTCTAAACTATTTGATTCCCATCCCTCTCATCCAACGTCTGAGATAAAGGAAGAACCGTTAATGCATAACTTGCCTACCCGAGGATCAGGACAATTTATTGGTCGTCACCAGGAACTAGAAGTTATTAGACAATGGATTCATTCCCCTTCCCCCGTTTGTCTTATTGCCGGATGGGCAGGCATGGGTAAAACTACAATAGCCCTTGAAGCCGCATATTTATGTATTGAACAGATAAACAGAAACCAGGAATGGCCTGTATTTAAACATATTATTTGGATTAATGGCGATTGGAAAGGATTAAGTTTTAATGACTTCTTAGATACGATTGCCTACCAACTAGGACGTGCAGAGCAAATTGACAAATCTATTGCAGAAAAACGCCTTGTTGTCCGGAATGTCTTGGCCATTTATTCTCAACAACAGCCTCTACTTCTTATTGTAGACAGTATCGACACAGCTGAAAGTGAGATTTATGAATTTGTCATGGGCCTTCCTCAAGGAGTGAAGGTCATTTTAACCGCTCGTGAAAATTTAAATCAAAAATATAAAGCAGGCTTTTTAGAAATAAATACGATTCAACTAAAAGGGTTTGAGGAAGGGGAAGCATCGGATTTTTTCTCTTATGAAATAAGTCGACATCTCCAAACTTACCCTTCCTCAACCAAAAAAACAAAGATAGAGCAATTATTAAATATTCCTTTAAATGTTCAAAAGGAGCTTATTTTAGCTACTGCCGGCAATCCTAAAGCACTATCACTTAGCATTGCTTATATTCTAGATAATAATATCCCTGTTGAACAGCTTATCCAAAAAATAAGAAATGCCGGTTACTCTCTTGTTGAGCTATTTGACTTTTTATTTGGCAGTACATGGGACAAGTGTAATGAAGATACTCAACGGCTTTGGCAAGTGCTCTGTTTCTTTCATAGCCCCCCTGACGAGAAAAGTTGGGCTACAGCCGCTGGATTGGACTCTCGAAAATTTCATTATGCTGTTGAGAGGTTGCGAACTCATGCTCTTGTACAACAGAATTATATTGGGGATAAACCACATTATTTAGCACATCAAACAGTAGTAACTTATGGTAAACAACATTTAGATGCTGATGAGGATTTTGAGAAAAACTCAAGAAAGCGTTGGAGTCAGTATTATATTCAATATTTAGATACTCATTTAAAGCGCGAACAACCACAATTCATATATTGGAGTTACTTACTTGGTCGGGATTTAGAGGAACTTAAACAAGAATGGCCCAATATTTTAAAAGCCTTAGAATGGGCAAGTAAACATGCTGAGAAAGAATTAGTAATGAATTTAATACTCCGTCTCAGTCATTTTCTAAGTCGCGTTAATCTACCGCTAAGAATTCAGTATGGATTAGAGGCTGCTGATTACGCTCATCAAATGAATGATAAGATTTCTGAGGCTTTGATTCGAATTGATATTATTGGATGGGCGCTTATGGAAGTAAATAAATTAGAAGAAGCATATAGCCAAATAGAAGAAGGACTCCTCATATTAAAAGCAACAGATGAGATCCATCAAGAAGCGCACGATCTTAAGATTTGGGGACTTGCCTTAAAAGCAAAGTTTTTTTTAAAAACGGACCGGATAAAAGAAGCAAAGAACATATTAAAGAAGATATGTAGTGTCCCTGTTATACCTGTCATCAAACATCGTGTTTTATTAATGCAAGGAGATTTTTGTTTACTGACTAAAAATTATAAAGAAGCTATTCATTTTTATGAATTAGCAAATGAAAAGAGCATGTTATACGGAGGCGAAAAAACGATTGAAGCATACTTCAACCTAGGATTAGCCTATATGCATTGCGATTTCTATGAAAAGGCAGAAAAAATGTTCAATAACCTTCTTTATAATCAAAATAAACCAAATCAAATTGAGCTTATCTACTGCTATTATGGCAAAGCTCAAATACTTGCTCGAAAAAGAAAGTACAAGGAAGCATATGATTTAAATGAAAAGGTCATTAATTTAATTCACTCATGGGAACCAATTATTAATATCCGCCAGGAAGTAGAAGAATTTCATAAATCAATGAATGAGAACTTACTAAAAAATACAAATATAAGGGATGGCATCTAG
- a CDS encoding NAD(P)-dependent alcohol dehydrogenase: protein MTNNVPTTMKAAVMHSIRDIRIETLPVPQLKDDEVLVKVMAVGICGSDLHYYTDGRIGHYKVEKPIILGHECAGEVAAIGANVNRVKVGDRVAVEPGVTCGTCEACKEGRYNLCPDVEFLATPPVDGAFVQYIKMRQDFVFQIPDTLSYEEAALIEPFSVGIHAAARTKLQAGEIVAIMGMGPVGLMAVAAAKAVGASQIIVTDLEPLRLEAAKEMGATHTINVAEQDPMDEISKITRGKGVDVAWETAGNPAALQSALSSLRRGGRLAIVGLPAQNEIPLNIPFIADNEVDIYGIFRYANTYPKGINFLSSGVVDAKKLVTDRYRLEDTMEAMERALNHKNECLKIVVYPNQ, encoded by the coding sequence ATGACTAACAATGTACCTACAACAATGAAAGCAGCGGTTATGCATAGTATAAGAGATATTCGGATTGAAACTTTACCAGTGCCACAACTAAAGGATGATGAGGTTTTAGTTAAAGTAATGGCTGTTGGAATTTGTGGTTCTGATTTACATTACTATACAGATGGACGAATTGGTCACTATAAAGTAGAAAAACCAATTATTCTTGGCCATGAATGCGCAGGAGAAGTGGCCGCTATTGGAGCTAATGTTAATAGGGTGAAAGTTGGGGATCGTGTTGCAGTTGAACCTGGTGTTACTTGCGGGACATGTGAAGCCTGTAAGGAAGGAAGATATAATCTTTGTCCAGATGTAGAGTTTTTAGCAACTCCTCCTGTTGATGGGGCATTTGTTCAATATATAAAAATGAGACAGGACTTTGTTTTTCAAATTCCAGATACCCTTTCATATGAAGAAGCAGCTTTAATTGAACCTTTTTCAGTAGGAATTCATGCAGCAGCAAGAACAAAGCTTCAAGCAGGCGAGATAGTAGCTATTATGGGAATGGGACCAGTTGGTTTGATGGCTGTTGCGGCAGCTAAAGCAGTTGGGGCAAGTCAAATTATCGTAACAGACTTAGAACCATTACGACTTGAAGCGGCAAAAGAAATGGGAGCAACACATACAATTAATGTTGCAGAACAAGACCCTATGGATGAGATTAGCAAGATTACACGTGGCAAGGGCGTAGACGTTGCGTGGGAAACAGCGGGAAACCCAGCTGCTCTTCAATCTGCTCTTTCTTCCTTACGACGTGGTGGAAGACTTGCAATTGTAGGGCTGCCTGCTCAAAATGAAATTCCTCTTAATATTCCATTTATTGCAGATAACGAAGTTGATATTTATGGTATCTTTCGTTATGCCAACACATATCCAAAAGGAATTAATTTTCTCTCTTCAGGGGTAGTTGATGCTAAAAAATTAGTTACTGATCGATATAGACTAGAGGATACGATGGAAGCTATGGAACGAGCACTCAACCATAAAAATGAATGTTTAAAAATTGTTGTGTATCCAAATCAATAA
- a CDS encoding glycoside-pentoside-hexuronide (GPH):cation symporter, whose protein sequence is MIERERTAIEENSNKKLSYSNSRLSWVERFGYGLGDMSYNIIFQFVNAYLLFYYTDIGGISPGVIATLFIVVRVLDAIFDPIMGVILDKTNTRWGKARPYLLWVSIPFGLFTVLCFTTPNFGANGNIAYAYITYILLGMTFSMQTIPVNSLTGRITNNIQERTILTTTRMILVYIGILLSISCATPLANALGGENQAVGFQLTAIIYAAVSIVLNLMSFSTVRERVAPKKSKKHSIKKMLSVLFKNKPLLILASSFLAFAIGFNIKLSTMVYYFTYNVDRKDLVFMGTLLFFGAALISNLFIPYFSDRWGRKKVMIVTAALSLFTYAGLQFTSYSSLTLIFILLFASGFFTTPLNTLAWGMVADCVDYAEWKTGVRADGVVISSMSFTNKLGVALAGSFAALYLGRNGYVANTEQTINSLDAIKNMNALVPGVFILLSIIIICFYPLNEKKYKKMIEELNQRPSYK, encoded by the coding sequence ATGATAGAGAGAGAACGAACCGCAATAGAAGAAAATTCGAATAAGAAGCTGTCTTATTCAAATTCTCGCTTATCATGGGTAGAACGATTTGGGTATGGACTTGGGGATATGTCCTACAATATTATCTTTCAATTTGTGAATGCGTATCTACTTTTTTATTACACAGATATTGGTGGAATCTCACCAGGGGTTATTGCAACATTATTTATTGTTGTGCGTGTACTAGATGCTATCTTTGATCCAATAATGGGTGTCATTTTAGATAAAACAAATACAAGATGGGGAAAAGCAAGACCATATTTATTATGGGTTTCCATTCCTTTTGGGTTATTCACTGTACTATGTTTTACAACACCGAACTTTGGAGCAAATGGAAACATAGCCTATGCTTATATTACGTATATCCTATTAGGGATGACATTTAGTATGCAAACAATCCCTGTTAACAGTTTAACAGGGCGCATCACAAATAACATCCAAGAAAGAACAATATTAACAACAACGCGTATGATTCTTGTTTATATTGGAATCCTTCTGTCTATCTCATGTGCAACGCCACTTGCGAACGCCTTAGGAGGAGAGAATCAAGCCGTTGGATTTCAATTAACAGCTATCATTTATGCAGCAGTAAGTATTGTTCTAAATCTTATGAGTTTCTCTACGGTCCGCGAGAGAGTTGCACCGAAAAAAAGTAAGAAACACAGTATTAAGAAAATGTTATCAGTATTATTTAAAAATAAACCATTACTTATTCTAGCTTCGTCCTTTTTAGCCTTTGCAATTGGATTTAATATTAAGTTAAGTACAATGGTGTACTACTTTACGTATAATGTTGATCGTAAAGATTTAGTATTTATGGGAACACTATTATTTTTCGGAGCAGCTTTAATTAGTAATTTATTTATTCCGTACTTCTCTGATCGATGGGGAAGAAAGAAAGTTATGATCGTAACAGCAGCACTATCGTTGTTTACTTATGCTGGATTGCAGTTTACATCATATTCGTCTCTCACCTTAATCTTTATTTTACTCTTTGCTTCAGGCTTTTTTACAACCCCTCTGAATACACTTGCTTGGGGGATGGTTGCAGACTGCGTAGATTATGCAGAATGGAAAACAGGAGTAAGAGCAGATGGGGTAGTAATCTCTAGTATGAGTTTTACAAATAAACTAGGGGTTGCCTTAGCTGGATCGTTTGCAGCGCTTTATTTAGGAAGGAACGGATATGTAGCAAATACAGAACAAACCATTAATTCTTTAGATGCTATTAAAAATATGAATGCATTAGTGCCAGGAGTATTTATCTTACTGTCCATTATTATTATTTGTTTCTATCCTTTAAATGAGAAGAAGTATAAAAAGATGATAGAAGAGTTAAATCAAAGACCTTCCTATAAATAA
- a CDS encoding carbohydrate kinase family protein, with protein MQNTVKKKASVVCIGELLIDFFCTDVDVDLTRGKQFLKNAGGAPANVSAAIAKLGGDALFSGKVGDDSFGYFLKQTLENLNVDTSMLVMDKEAITTLAFVSLTNDGERDFMFHRGADALLTIDDINQDKIDSAKILHFGSATALLENPFQETYLTLMKKANEDGIFTSFDPNSRMDLWRGRIDEFVDLAKVAISSSDFVKVSEEELHLITDTIDNLAGINVLHGLGAKIVAVTLGKKGTLLSNGKRAELIKSVPIVAVDSTGAGDAFVGATLYKLAGKENLEDVHMNFEQLYEIISFANKVGAHVCTKIGAIAALPNIEELHELSIS; from the coding sequence ATGCAAAACACCGTAAAGAAAAAAGCATCAGTTGTTTGTATTGGAGAGCTATTAATTGATTTCTTTTGTACAGATGTTGATGTTGATTTAACAAGAGGAAAACAGTTTTTAAAAAATGCTGGGGGTGCCCCTGCTAATGTCTCTGCTGCCATTGCTAAGCTAGGTGGAGATGCCTTATTTAGTGGAAAGGTAGGGGATGACTCTTTTGGCTACTTTTTAAAACAAACATTAGAGAATCTCAATGTAGATACTTCAATGCTTGTGATGGACAAGGAAGCAATAACAACTCTAGCATTTGTATCTTTAACAAACGATGGAGAGCGAGATTTCATGTTCCATAGAGGAGCAGATGCGTTGCTCACAATAGATGATATTAATCAAGATAAAATAGATAGTGCTAAGATTCTACACTTTGGATCTGCAACAGCATTATTAGAAAATCCTTTTCAAGAGACATATTTAACACTTATGAAAAAAGCTAATGAGGATGGAATATTCACCTCGTTTGATCCAAATTCTCGTATGGATTTGTGGAGAGGGAGAATAGATGAGTTTGTAGATCTTGCAAAAGTAGCTATCTCTTCAAGTGACTTTGTTAAAGTAAGCGAAGAGGAATTACACCTTATTACAGACACTATAGATAATCTAGCAGGTATTAATGTTCTTCATGGCCTTGGTGCTAAAATTGTTGCCGTTACTCTAGGTAAAAAGGGGACGCTTCTATCTAATGGGAAGAGGGCAGAGCTTATTAAAAGCGTTCCAATCGTTGCTGTTGATTCTACAGGAGCAGGAGATGCCTTTGTTGGAGCAACATTATATAAACTAGCAGGTAAGGAAAATCTTGAAGATGTCCATATGAATTTTGAACAACTGTATGAAATTATTTCTTTTGCCAATAAAGTGGGGGCTCATGTTTGTACGAAAATAGGAGCAATAGCTGCCTTGCCAAATATTGAGGAACTTCATGAGTTGAGTATAAGTTAG
- a CDS encoding SDR family NAD(P)-dependent oxidoreductase, giving the protein MKANFDLTGKVAFVTGAGRGIGRTIAEGLASAGADVILLARTEGEIGEAADAIAEKTGRKTLPIVCDVTNSSSIQEAVDFALQQFHKIDILINNAGTSVRKTSFELLEEEWDTVIDVNFKSVFLLSKVIGKHMVEQKWGRIINIASVASSLTLSSGTPYGPSKAGVVQLTRQLANEWAKDGITVNAISPWFFKTSLNEEALDNKDFRIIIENRTPMKRLGNLEELITPVIMFCSDGAGYITGQNLFVDGGVTHYGF; this is encoded by the coding sequence TTGAAAGCAAATTTTGACTTAACAGGTAAAGTCGCATTTGTTACAGGGGCGGGAAGAGGAATAGGAAGAACAATAGCTGAAGGATTAGCAAGCGCTGGAGCTGATGTTATCCTTTTAGCAAGAACGGAAGGTGAGATTGGGGAGGCTGCTGATGCTATTGCTGAAAAGACAGGAAGAAAAACTTTACCGATTGTGTGCGATGTAACGAACAGTTCCTCTATCCAAGAAGCTGTTGATTTTGCTCTTCAGCAATTTCATAAAATTGATATTTTAATTAATAATGCTGGAACAAGCGTGAGAAAGACGAGCTTCGAGCTGTTAGAAGAAGAATGGGACACTGTAATAGATGTGAACTTTAAATCTGTTTTCTTGCTCTCAAAAGTTATTGGAAAGCATATGGTGGAACAGAAATGGGGCCGAATTATTAATATAGCTTCTGTTGCTTCTTCTTTAACATTATCATCTGGAACTCCATATGGACCAAGTAAAGCTGGAGTTGTTCAACTAACACGTCAGTTAGCAAATGAATGGGCTAAGGACGGGATAACAGTAAATGCAATAAGTCCGTGGTTCTTTAAAACGTCCTTGAATGAAGAAGCTTTAGATAATAAGGACTTTAGAATAATAATAGAAAATCGTACCCCTATGAAGAGATTAGGAAATCTTGAAGAATTGATTACACCTGTTATTATGTTTTGTTCAGATGGAGCAGGCTACATAACAGGACAGAATTTATTTGTAGATGGGGGAGTAACGCATTACGGCTTTTGA
- a CDS encoding Lrp/AsnC family transcriptional regulator, translating to MDQLDIRLLEILQLDGRITISELSKSLSLSRPSISERLKRLQEKGIIEGFSARVATSAIGRDILVFIQLSDLRIKSYSEFEKWILENPNIIECHRLTGSVNYLLKAAVSSMKHLSQLIDSLLPFGHANTSIVLSSPIPFKCIVPDIAHQE from the coding sequence GTGGATCAATTAGACATTCGCCTTCTTGAAATTCTTCAACTTGATGGTCGTATTACAATCAGTGAATTATCCAAAAGTTTATCTCTAAGTCGTCCTAGTATTTCTGAAAGATTAAAGCGCTTACAAGAAAAAGGCATTATCGAGGGATTTAGTGCACGCGTGGCTACTTCTGCAATTGGAAGGGATATCCTCGTATTTATCCAGCTAAGTGACCTACGAATAAAATCCTATTCAGAATTTGAGAAATGGATTTTAGAAAATCCTAATATTATTGAATGCCATCGATTAACTGGTTCTGTTAACTATTTACTGAAAGCTGCTGTTTCAAGTATGAAGCATTTAAGTCAGCTTATAGATTCCCTGCTTCCGTTTGGTCATGCTAATACATCTATTGTCCTTTCATCACCTATTCCTTTTAAATGCATTGTTCCTGATATAGCTCATCAAGAATAA
- a CDS encoding thioesterase family protein: MKKGLEVGETAIVTDRVTKEMFAQFEGQVVHPAYSTVSMVYHMEWASRKIILPYLEEEEEGVGGAVSVKHIAPTAEGSLITAVATIKNIQSNIITTKVEVRNEEEVIGVGEVKQVILPKRELEKKLHPRN; encoded by the coding sequence ATGAAAAAAGGATTAGAAGTAGGAGAAACTGCTATTGTAACTGATAGAGTAACAAAGGAGATGTTTGCTCAGTTTGAGGGGCAAGTTGTTCACCCAGCTTATTCAACGGTTTCCATGGTTTATCATATGGAATGGGCATCTAGAAAAATTATTTTACCCTATTTAGAAGAAGAGGAAGAAGGCGTTGGTGGAGCTGTATCTGTGAAGCATATTGCCCCTACAGCCGAAGGTTCTCTTATAACTGCTGTGGCTACTATAAAGAACATTCAAAGTAACATCATTACCACTAAAGTGGAGGTGCGAAATGAAGAGGAAGTAATTGGGGTAGGAGAAGTCAAACAAGTTATTCTTCCTAAAAGGGAGCTCGAAAAGAAACTGCATCCTAGAAATTGA
- a CDS encoding Leu/Phe/Val dehydrogenase, producing MNAMKQSVQTTETILERTHEHEQIIFCNDPETNLKAIIAIHNTTLGPALGGCRMHPYRTVDEALEDVLRLSKGMTYKCAAADVDFGGGKAVIIGDPAKDKTPNMFRSFGQFVDSLNGRFYTGTDMGTSTDDFIHASKETNCIVGIPEAYGGGGDSSIPTALGVIYGLKATNKAVFNTTDLSGKTYIIQGLGKVGYKVAEQLLEAGADLYVSDINQEAVKAIQERAKQVGSIARFVSGDEVYSVAADIFIPCAFGGVINDETIEKLKVKAVVGSANNQLLLESHGKLLKQKGILYAPDYIVNAGGLIQVADELYTYNKERVLTKTKSIYTSLLEIYKEAELDNITTIEAANRFCEKRIDERRKQNSFFTHTKRPKWSIRK from the coding sequence ATGAATGCAATGAAGCAATCTGTCCAAACTACGGAAACTATTTTAGAAAGAACACATGAACATGAACAAATCATTTTTTGTAACGATCCAGAAACAAATCTAAAAGCTATTATTGCTATCCATAATACAACACTTGGTCCAGCATTGGGCGGTTGCCGTATGCACCCCTATCGTACTGTGGATGAGGCTTTGGAAGATGTGCTTCGTTTATCTAAAGGCATGACATATAAGTGTGCAGCTGCTGATGTAGACTTTGGTGGGGGAAAAGCTGTAATTATTGGTGATCCAGCAAAGGATAAAACACCAAATATGTTTAGATCTTTCGGTCAGTTCGTCGATTCTTTAAATGGCCGTTTTTATACAGGTACAGATATGGGAACTTCAACAGATGACTTCATCCATGCTTCAAAAGAGACAAATTGCATTGTTGGTATTCCTGAAGCATATGGAGGAGGCGGTGATTCCTCTATTCCAACAGCTCTTGGAGTTATTTATGGTTTAAAAGCAACAAATAAAGCGGTTTTTAATACAACTGATCTTTCTGGTAAAACATATATCATTCAGGGCCTAGGGAAAGTCGGTTACAAAGTAGCGGAGCAACTGCTTGAAGCAGGTGCTGATTTATATGTAAGTGACATCAACCAAGAAGCAGTAAAAGCGATTCAAGAACGTGCAAAGCAAGTGGGAAGCATTGCCCGCTTTGTAAGCGGAGATGAAGTGTATTCGGTAGCTGCTGATATTTTTATTCCTTGCGCGTTCGGGGGAGTTATTAATGATGAAACAATTGAAAAATTAAAAGTAAAAGCAGTTGTTGGGTCTGCCAACAATCAGCTTCTTTTAGAAAGTCATGGGAAATTGCTAAAACAAAAAGGAATTTTATATGCTCCTGATTATATTGTAAACGCTGGTGGCTTAATTCAAGTAGCAGATGAACTGTACACCTATAATAAAGAGCGGGTATTAACGAAAACAAAATCTATTTATACATCATTATTAGAAATTTATAAGGAAGCTGAGCTGGATAATATCACGACTATCGAAGCAGCTAATCGTTTTTGTGAAAAGCGTATAGACGAACGTAGAAAGCAAAATAGCTTTTTCACTCATACAAAGCGTCCTAAATGGTCTATTCGCAAGTAA